The Streptomyces sp. NBC_00224 genome has a window encoding:
- a CDS encoding alpha/beta hydrolase, translating into MTITDEDCLPETLAFNEQFEAAAAGRPVRGQAPSAATLALLRANRLGGDTPPVRLPHGRDRVVEGGVKVRVFVPDHVDGVYLHIHGGGWVFGSADGQDERLWQLAEQARLAVVSVEYRLAPEHPFPAGPDDCEAAARWLVAHAAAEFGTERLLIGGESAGAHLSVVTLLRLRDRHGITGAFRAAHLLFGPYDLSMTPSQRLFGSRQLLSNTDTMRSSYELFTPGMGLEQRRDPEVSPLFANLTGLPPARIVVGTEDPLLDDSLFLAQRWQAAGAPVELGVVAGAMHGFTLFPLAITERELRRQRDFLATA; encoded by the coding sequence ATGACGATCACAGATGAGGACTGCCTCCCCGAGACCCTGGCGTTCAACGAGCAATTTGAGGCTGCCGCCGCAGGCCGTCCAGTTCGAGGGCAGGCGCCGAGCGCAGCCACGTTGGCGCTCCTGCGGGCCAACCGGCTCGGCGGTGACACACCACCGGTCCGGCTGCCGCACGGCCGGGACCGCGTCGTTGAGGGCGGAGTGAAAGTGCGGGTCTTCGTGCCGGACCATGTCGACGGCGTGTACCTGCACATTCATGGAGGCGGCTGGGTGTTCGGGTCCGCCGACGGGCAGGACGAGCGGCTCTGGCAGCTCGCTGAGCAGGCACGGTTGGCCGTGGTGAGTGTGGAGTACCGTCTCGCGCCGGAACACCCCTTCCCCGCCGGGCCCGACGACTGCGAAGCTGCTGCCCGGTGGCTGGTGGCACACGCCGCGGCCGAGTTCGGTACGGAACGGCTGCTGATCGGCGGTGAATCGGCCGGTGCCCACCTCAGCGTCGTGACGCTGCTGCGTCTTCGCGACCGGCACGGCATCACCGGCGCGTTCCGGGCGGCCCACCTGCTCTTCGGCCCCTACGACCTGTCGATGACACCAAGCCAGCGGTTGTTCGGCTCCCGGCAGCTGCTGAGCAACACCGACACGATGCGAAGCAGCTACGAGTTGTTCACGCCAGGGATGGGGCTGGAGCAGCGCCGTGACCCCGAGGTGTCGCCCTTGTTCGCGAATCTGACCGGGTTGCCGCCCGCCCGGATCGTCGTCGGCACCGAGGATCCGCTGCTGGACGACTCGCTGTTCCTGGCCCAACGGTGGCAGGCGGCGGGTGCGCCTGTGGAGCTCGGCGTCGTCGCCGGCGCGATGCACGGCTTCACCCTGTTCCCCCTGGCCATCACCGAGCGGGAACTGCGGCGCCAGCGGGACTTCCTGGCCACCGCGTGA
- a CDS encoding class I SAM-dependent methyltransferase, with product MSVQQYDEIGEAFEGFKSLPLMRFGEVPSFLGMVGDVSGKSVLDLACGTGFYSREFKRRGATEVLGVDISVEMIAAAQEFEQRDPLDVHYEVGDVAELRPFDGRFDIALGVQCLNYAEDIAAMERMCRDIHRSLVPGGEFFVLAQKPDYRFDCPTLDKYGFRCEPTGEEIETGARVRVTALLDPQPISIVTTAPRREVYEECLRAAGFSEVKWVPLQVSEAGIREFGEDFWADLLAKPPLEMLRCRA from the coding sequence GTGAGCGTGCAGCAGTATGACGAGATCGGCGAGGCGTTCGAGGGGTTCAAGTCCCTGCCGCTGATGCGTTTCGGGGAGGTGCCGAGCTTCCTGGGCATGGTCGGGGACGTGAGCGGCAAGTCGGTTCTCGACCTGGCGTGCGGTACCGGTTTCTACAGCAGGGAGTTCAAGCGGCGCGGCGCCACGGAGGTCCTCGGTGTCGACATCTCCGTCGAGATGATCGCCGCCGCGCAGGAGTTCGAGCAGCGTGACCCGCTGGATGTGCACTACGAGGTCGGTGACGTCGCCGAGCTGCGGCCTTTCGATGGGCGCTTCGACATCGCGTTGGGAGTGCAGTGCCTCAACTACGCCGAGGACATCGCGGCGATGGAGCGGATGTGCCGCGACATCCACCGGAGCCTGGTGCCGGGTGGAGAGTTCTTCGTGCTCGCCCAGAAGCCCGACTACCGGTTCGACTGTCCGACCCTGGACAAGTACGGGTTCCGCTGCGAGCCGACCGGCGAGGAGATCGAGACGGGTGCGCGGGTGCGGGTCACGGCTCTCCTCGACCCGCAGCCGATCAGCATCGTCACCACGGCCCCGCGCCGCGAGGTCTACGAAGAGTGTCTGCGGGCGGCCGGGTTCAGTGAGGTGAAGTGGGTTCCGCTGCAGGTGTCCGAAGCCGGCATCCGTGAGTTCGGCGAGGACTTCTGGGCGGACCTCCTCGCGAAGCCGCCGCTGGAGATGCTGCGCTGCCGTGCCTAG